GAATGGTGACTCGATGGTCGATGCTCACATCGCCGATGGTGATGTTGTGTTGATGGAACCTGTGCAAGAGCCGGGTCGCTTGCGTCAGGGCACGATTGTGAGTGCTTTGGTTGCAGGGAGTGGCACGACTCTCAAGCATTTCCACCTTGATGGAAGTGTGGTGCGCTTGGAAGCGGCGAATCCTGCTTACGACCCGATTGAGTTGCCAGCGGAGCAGGTGCAAGTTCAAGGCAAATTAATGGCGGTGTGGCGCCAGGTTTGAGCTCCGTGGCGGTGTATGCTTCGCCTCGACAGCGAACAGGCTTGCGGGCTTCGCCGTTGTTGATGGGGCCATAGCTCAGCTGGTAGAGCACCTGCATGGCATGCAGGGGGTCAGCGGTTCGAATCCGCTTGGCTCCATTGAATGAATACCTTGTCACTGAAAGGGATTTCAGAGGCTTGCATCGGCCGCTTTTTAAAGCAAAACAACTAAATATTATTTTTTGTGCGCCAATATGTGCGCCAAATGGGGGTAAGTGGCTTTCCGACGCAAGCCCTGAGCAGCTCTAGACAGTCGATATTTCTTTCCGCCACGCTCAGTCGTTTGCTTCGATGCAGGACTCGATCCCATGTCTGCGTGACTGCATGCTTGTGGAGCGGTTTTGGCCTGAGGTTTGGACACTCCGGGCTTTTTTACTGCGATGAGCTGAGCAACCCAAACGGGGGAATGCTTCAAGCAGTTGACCCCAAAACAATGGCCCTCGAAACTCAAATGACGCTGGCTCTGCTTCAGGAGCTACTGATGGCACTTAGGGCGAATGACTCTGATGAGTACAAGTTTTGGCTAGCCCTTGGCATTGAAGAACTTGGAAGGACAGCAAAAACTTGACTGCTATCACCTAAGGTTGTTTATAATAACTTAGCTAAGTTAAAAATAAATTACCTCGCTTGCTAGCCATTTTCCTTGCTCAGCAAATAAAATCACTTGTTGTCCCGCCAGTGTAATGAATGAAGGATCGGACATTGCGCAGCGCTGATGGAGGGGTGTTGTGTTGTGCTGCGCAATTGAATAAAGTGATGCATAATTGTAATATTAAACGCTATTGGCTTAGTTGTGACATTGAATAGACCGCTTAATATAGATATGGTTATTATCACAGCTCTCTCAGAAGAGAAGCAGGCTCTCAAAGACTGTTTTGGAATTGACTTCGAAACAGTAGTTATGCATGGTATTCACTATAACGTAGGGAAGATTACATATAAAAACCGAGCAATCAACGTAGCTACTGTTCAACCAATTGATATGGGGCCAATCCCCGCAGCCGTCATCGCTACGAGATCAATAATAGAGTGGCAGCCTTCAATTATTGCGATGACTGGAATATGTGCTGGCATAAAATCATTGACCAAGATGGGAGATATTATTGTAGCGAGTCAGGTTTTTGATCATACAGCAGGAACTTATAAAAATGGCTCTATTACTCCCTTTCAGCAATCAATAGGTCAGGATCAATGGGTGCTCCAATTTATTCAATCAATTATGGATAATGAGAAAGATATCATCGGGATTTCTTCGAGCTACCCCAGGCCGAAGGGCGATATTGGAAAAACAGATATTCACATTGGGCCAATGGCTTCTGGCAGCTTTGTCGTCAAAGACTCGTCATATATAGATAGTCTTCTTGATAAAACATCAAAGCTGTATGGAGTTGACATGGAATCGTACGGAGTTGCCTCAGCTGCAAAAATTTGTAGCTCAGCATTCGATAATGTTATGTGGTTGGTTACAAAAGGAGTCGCAGATCATGCGGATAACAAGAAAAAAGATGACTGGCATTCCTATTGTGCCTTTGTCAGTGCAAAATTTTTGATGATGATGATCAATGAAATATTGAAGAGAGATAATTCTTACTTATGGCTAGAGAATCAAAGAAAAGCGCAAATGCCCAGGAATTAAACATCTGTCTAATAAATAGAAGGTTCGTTTAGCGGAAAATGGTGAATTATGAAATCAGAGATCTGAGCTGAGATATGCCTATGAAGCCTTTCTAGTACTTGCTTCTTCTCAGTAATGCGTTTGGCACCTTGCACCTAAATAATACCCAGGACTGTACCCAAGTCGACTGTCTTTTGTGAACTCGTTAGGAGCTTTGAGAAATCAGGCTGGCCCGTTCTCTTTGTTGAACTCTTTTGTATGGCTGAGTCAATAAAAGATTTGAGTATGCGGGGATCTGGAGAAGCTAAAACTAAGCTTGGCAGGAATAGATTCTCATAACTTTTCTTTCCTCATTGCTGTCTGGACGATCTGACGTCAACCAGCCCCTGCAGGAGGTAACCTTGAACAATGTGGTTTGTGTAAGTGTCCTTTTCATTAGTCATTAGGGAAAATGAGAGTACTAATAGAGATAACAGAGCGACAAACACAAATCGCGTTTTGCTGTTTGAATGATCTTGGCGCTTTCGAGAGCACTGCTATTGTTTTTATGACTGCAAATTTTCAATCTAATTACTGGTTTCATTCCTGCAAGTAAAGCTTAAAGCAGTTATTATTATTATTTTATACACATAGATGACATTTGCTCTACTGCAGGAGCTTACGGATGGCACTCAGGGCGAATGACGTTGATGGCTATAAGTCTTGGCTAGCACTCGGCATTGAACAGCTTGGAAGGGATGTAGCTGATGAGATTGAGTCCGATTGGATGGTGCCCCTGTTAATTGAAGAGGAGAGGGACAGGCTTATGGCTTGGCAGCTGGGGGTGAGCTTCTAGTCCGTTTAGGGAACTATGCAGATCCTGCATCAATACCCGAATGGGTGATTCGAATCCGATTGATTCCCGAGATGGTGGAGTGGTCAAGATTCATCACTACATGCCTACTCCTTCTGAGTCGAAAATTCCTCTTCCTCCTATTCCATCGAGTCTTTCCCAGGGCACACAGCGGACTGCTGCTCATGGCGGAGAACAACAGCAACCTGCGGTATCGAGCATCGAAGCTCGAGTCACACAAGAGGTGACAGGAATGTCGAAACCAGCGCTTCTTGGATACACCACAGGTCTATTGATCTTTCTGTTCGGATGCCTTGGGACAATGTTCAATGACAATCCAGACATCGGTGGAATAAAGAAAGCGATTGCAAGTGGTTATCTGGTTGCTGCTGTAACTCTTGTACAGATCTCCTCTATTGCAGATAACACGTGGCGGTCAAGCCAGCGTGAATAACCCTCAGTCGGTCACACGCACATCAGGCAGCAAACCCTCAGAGGCCGGCAAAAAGGTGATGAGCCCACTGCAGAAAAGCCCATCTGCGTCCGCTTCCCACAAAGCATCGACGCTTACCTGCGGGGCTTAAAAGATCGCCCAGCATTTATCTGCGCCGCCGTCGCGACATCAATCAAAGAACTCCAATGATCCGAACCACACTCACTGCAGCAGTGATTATCGCTGGAACACTGCCTGCCATTGCGGCTGGTGATGTCGCCCCAGAGATCCATAACCTCTGTCTAAAAGCAGCTGACTATCGCGGCTGCGTTGAAGCGCAGAAAGGCACACCTGAATATCTCGGTAATAAGTGCCGAGCCGGTTATGCCTACGTCGGCGCCGGTAATTGCCAGAAAGTCAACTGCTCCTTTACGGGCATTGGTGGCGGTGATCGTCATGACCCAATCGTTGCGGGTAAATCCACCTGGAAGTGCGGCACCAAAATCAACTGGTGGAGCTATTCCGGTATTGACCGAGGTCACCTCAAATTGGGTGCTGTTTCTCCAATTACGCAGTCAAAAGACTGCCCCTCCGTTGAGCCCAAGATTGGCTGGAACTCCAGCTGTGAACATGCCAAGCCTGGCTGGAAGGCGGCAGAGAAAGAAGACAAGCGGCCTAAGTGTCACGCCAAGCTTGCAGCCCACAACTGTGATTGGGATACCTACCTAGATGCCAATCCAGCAGTAAAGGCATGGGCTGCCGCTAACCCTGCAATGGCAGAACAAGAGCGCATCAAGCTCTCAGCCGACCCTCTAAAGAAATGATCCGCACCACGCTCACCGCCGCAGCACTCACCCTCGGCGCACTGGCTGTTCCAGCCATGGCTGAGATCGTTCCTGCCAAATGCACGCTGATCCGTTACGGCGGCATAAACACTCCTCCAGAAACCTTTGACTGTGATTTCCGTCAGAGCGGCGGCAATGTTCAGGTCTGGTCTGATCGCTGGGAATTTAATTTCCTCGCTAAGAATCAGGGCGTGACCTACATCAGGATTAACGCTCAGCCGCTGGTCTTTACCAGGACTGGGAGGTACAGCCTGCGTGTGGAGCAGAACTGACCTCCAGTGCAGCTTCAGCATCCATACGGTCAACAGTCATTCCAGCCAGCATCTGATGGCTCCAAGAGTGCATGTGAGTAAGCAGCAATCGCATCCCCGCAGCTACGGCTTCGGGGTTTTTGCTGTCCATCACAGCTAGATAAACCTCTTCTGCACAATCCAGCTCAAAGATGCCTTGCAAGGCGACGCGTTCAGCGTGGAGCATGTTTGTTGGTGAGTCTTCTCAAGGTTATTCAGAGCTGGCGATCACTTCCGACCAAGGATTTCACTTCACTTCAATGCATCAGGATCACCAGCAAAGCTGAAACTACCCACTGCAATAGACAAAAGAAAACCCCGCCAAAGGCAGGGTCTCTCGGCTTCTCGTTGGGCGTGTTGCCTAGTTTCCACTCCGTGAAGAAGCCTTCCTCACAAATGAATAATGGCTCAGAAATCATGCTGAGCAAGCCCCTACGTATCAGTTGGTTGACTGTTCTGCGGTATTTCCTCAGCATGTGCTTGGTCAATTCCCTAAAAGGTTTGACTCCTCACACCCCCCGAAGAAGGTTTTGTCGCCTTCTTTTTTTATGCCTTAACTCATCCTTTCGAGTGAATGGGTCTCAATCCAATGAGCAATCTCGCCAAAATGCGCTGATGTGGCAGCAGCAGCCTGATTACGCCCGATACAAGGAGAAGCTCAACGGTGAAGGCTGGCTGGTCAACAGACAGGAGGGGATGCTCATCCAGATCAAGCCCGACACACCAACGCAACATGCTCAGTTCGTTCTGGTGAGCTATTACCGCTTGTCAGCACGGCTTGGGAAACCCATCAGGCAGCAGCGGATGCTCAGACACCTAGGCATCGAGATGTGGATCAACCTGCAGAAGATCGGTTGGCAACGCTGCACGCTGCCTAACTGATTACCCGTTCGGGGGATAGGTCAGCAGCGAAGACCACTCGAATGGGGGATTCGGATTCGTTGTGTTTCAGCGATGGTGAATACATCGAGGGGATGCCCCCTAGACAACACCTGAATCAAATGAAACTTTCTACTTTTGTCGCTATTGATCTCTCGCCCAAAATTACTTAGTAAATGCTCAGGAAGAATTTAATTATGATTGAAACACTACTCGGAATTGACAGAGTCGAGTTCAACCGATTTGTCATTTCCACAACTATCTGCGTCTCAGGCTGCATCATACTAATAAAACTATTCAGCAAAACTACTGACTCCTAATGAACAAAAACCACGACGTCCATCCAGCACTGATGGTTTCCTTCATTTTAATTCTGGGACTTACTGTCGGTACTGCAGTGGCAATGGAAAAGTTTGGATTCGCGATGGGCTTAGATACTACCGAACTCGAAATGGAGGATCTAATACCCGGTCGTTCAGACTTACTGCAACCTCGAAATTGAAGCCAAATAGGTGGCTGCGATTATCGCTATCGATCTCACGGCTGAATATTCACCAGCACCGCCAAGAGCGGGGGTTGTGTATTGCTTACTGAATAGCAGCAAAGCTGAAACTGCCTTACCTGAACGTTTTCACCGGCAGAGCTGAAAGCGAACAATGCTGCGAGTCAGCCCTTTTTCAGACCAGTTGGGCATCACCCTCCAAGGGGTGTGCACCGTAAGCATGTCGCCGTCGATCGTGAAAAATCGGGTTTGTTCGGTACCAACCCACTCGGGGTTCCAGGCCACATCTACCTCGGTGATCCAGCGGTCACTCTCGAGGCGGTAGATGCCGGTGTAGGCGATCATGCTGCTCAACAGGGCCGATCGCTCTTCGGCATTAGAACCCGGTTTGCGCCCCTCTGCCGAGAGCATGAAGGAGAGACGGCCTTCCGGAGTGAAGATCACATAGCCAGTGGGCTGATCGCCCATCGGTGCGAATGTGTCGCTGCTGGACTGTTGTTCGACGTCGTAGCTCAACAGCTGCCAGGCGCCATGAACGGAGGGGGAAGTAATGGCTTGAGTGGACTGAACCGAACTGAGGGTCACAACTAAGCCTGTTTCTGTGCGGCAACCTACCGATTGTTATCGAGCTTCGCGAGCCTCAATCGAGGTATTCCTGAGCAATTAATGCCATGGAATGGCGATCCGGTAACAACAGCAACGAAATCAATCATGGGCCGGAGCCCGGAAGGGCGCTGATACATAGCTATCAACCTCACGACTGAATATTCACTAGCCCCGCCACGAGCGTGGTTTTTTATTTTCTTGGCTTACTCGAATGACTGCACGACTAACAGGATCACTAATAGGAGTCAGAACTAATCCCTCAGGGATTAATATATAATGTACAAAGATCTCTTTGGTTATTTGCTCAATATCAAGGTTGATGGATTATGGCAAGAGCTACTGCATTCGAGACCAGAGTTTCAGCAGATCTTAAAGTTCGCTTTGGTGGTGCAAGTACAACAGCACAACGCAAAGAAGTTCAACAGCTGCCTGTGATCAATGCTTTAACAGCATCACCAAGTAATCGGGACGTACGGGTGCACGATTGCTGCTATAAGAATTCACCCGATAGTCTTGATCCCGGTAAAAAAAAGGCGGCAGTTAGGGCTGTTCCAGCAGGGTAATTGCATCATTCACGCTCAGTCGTTTGCTTCGATGCAGGACTCGATCCCATGTCTGCGTCGGTAATGTCCTTAGCTGAAATCCTTATTTTCGCGATCTCGTTTTATCTATTTTCTGCCAAATCGTGCCAGCCGTTGGATGGCATTCATACGTTTCATTTGTCAGATTACTAGCAAATTGCTCTTTCAATTAAAGGGGCAACGATTTTTAAATGTGTGCGGTAGGGGCTTTCCAAGCGGTTGCCCAAATTTATATATGCCACTATCATGATCAAATCTTGTTTCATTAATACTCAAATGGTCAAGGTAATAAAAACCTTATTCTATGCATCTCTTTTGTCTCTAATATATAACAATATTGCTTACTCCTCTCCGGCTCCTCGGATCC
The Synechococcus sp. CC9311 DNA segment above includes these coding regions:
- a CDS encoding 5'-methylthioadenosine/S-adenosylhomocysteine nucleosidase, with product MNRPLNIDMVIITALSEEKQALKDCFGIDFETVVMHGIHYNVGKITYKNRAINVATVQPIDMGPIPAAVIATRSIIEWQPSIIAMTGICAGIKSLTKMGDIIVASQVFDHTAGTYKNGSITPFQQSIGQDQWVLQFIQSIMDNEKDIIGISSSYPRPKGDIGKTDIHIGPMASGSFVVKDSSYIDSLLDKTSKLYGVDMESYGVASAAKICSSAFDNVMWLVTKGVADHADNKKKDDWHSYCAFVSAKFLMMMINEILKRDNSYLWLENQRKAQMPRN
- a CDS encoding lipocalin-like domain-containing protein, coding for MTLSSVQSTQAITSPSVHGAWQLLSYDVEQQSSSDTFAPMGDQPTGYVIFTPEGRLSFMLSAEGRKPGSNAEERSALLSSMIAYTGIYRLESDRWITEVDVAWNPEWVGTEQTRFFTIDGDMLTVHTPWRVMPNWSEKGLTRSIVRFQLCR
- a CDS encoding DUF1651 domain-containing protein, with translation MWQQQPDYARYKEKLNGEGWLVNRQEGMLIQIKPDTPTQHAQFVLVSYYRLSARLGKPIRQQRMLRHLGIEMWINLQKIGWQRCTLPN